The following proteins are co-located in the Acidimicrobiales bacterium genome:
- a CDS encoding glycosyltransferase family 39 protein yields the protein MVATVTQGRDAEAESPAAAVPAESRRHGWLLLAALLCAFGIRVAIGLTDDAPSTDETAYLRSGISLVEGDGFERDGHPELHFPPLVPALLGLGSLVLDDAHMGAVWLTILAGTAVVVPLSLLARRVGGPGAGVAAAWIAALAPAVATSPTNRGAGSEAAYVLLVVLALWWVVDAADHRDGARARRVAAAGAMVGLAYLTRPEGLFVGVPLGIAVLVLARRRDEPGVGPSRRRTVGLVAAFVVPILLCLAPYATYLHGNTGRWELTAKTQDASIEAWQAVARADRQARDQVLYALDDTGYAFSTERTSLPALALDDPGGYLVVLRSNVAELAQAVVNPTSGQFFAWLLLPLPVWGLVGLGLWRHRSSRPIQLLVAVAALPVATSLVFFVQPRYLMAAATLAVVPAAVALAGFAGSARRWLTAGVVGLLVLSSVQAFDGPGGWWHPADHTDQQAAGEWLAAHTDGGDRVMTRSMIVSYYADRPAMAIPYAEIDGIVDFGRHYGAQYLVVDWYTVKRLRPQLRELQSVDAVPGLRLVHETTREGRTTRVFAFDPAPPADVPMGPPLSFVGDGAA from the coding sequence GTGGTCGCGACTGTCACGCAAGGGCGTGATGCCGAAGCCGAGTCGCCGGCCGCGGCCGTCCCGGCGGAGTCGCGGCGGCACGGCTGGCTGCTGCTCGCGGCGCTGTTGTGCGCCTTCGGCATCCGGGTCGCGATCGGTCTGACCGACGACGCTCCGTCCACCGACGAGACCGCCTACCTGCGTTCCGGGATCTCGCTCGTCGAAGGCGACGGGTTCGAGCGCGACGGTCACCCCGAACTGCACTTCCCGCCCCTCGTGCCGGCCCTGCTCGGGCTCGGCAGCCTGGTGCTCGACGACGCCCACATGGGTGCCGTGTGGCTCACGATCCTGGCGGGGACCGCGGTGGTCGTGCCGCTGAGCCTGCTGGCCCGCCGGGTGGGCGGTCCGGGGGCGGGCGTCGCCGCGGCCTGGATCGCGGCCCTGGCGCCGGCGGTCGCCACGTCGCCGACCAACCGGGGGGCGGGCTCCGAGGCGGCCTACGTCCTGCTGGTGGTGCTCGCGCTGTGGTGGGTGGTCGACGCCGCCGACCACCGGGACGGGGCACGGGCGCGGCGGGTCGCCGCCGCGGGCGCGATGGTCGGCCTGGCCTACCTGACGCGCCCGGAAGGCCTGTTCGTGGGCGTGCCGCTGGGGATCGCCGTGCTGGTGCTGGCCCGCCGGCGTGACGAACCCGGCGTGGGCCCGTCGCGGCGGCGGACCGTCGGGCTCGTCGCCGCCTTCGTCGTGCCGATCCTGCTGTGCCTCGCCCCGTACGCCACCTACCTCCACGGGAACACCGGTCGCTGGGAGCTGACCGCCAAGACCCAGGACGCGTCCATCGAGGCCTGGCAGGCTGTCGCCCGGGCCGACCGCCAGGCCCGCGACCAGGTGCTCTACGCCCTCGACGACACGGGCTACGCCTTCTCGACCGAGCGCACCTCGCTGCCGGCGCTGGCGCTCGACGATCCGGGGGGCTACCTCGTCGTGCTCCGCTCCAACGTGGCCGAGCTGGCCCAGGCGGTGGTGAACCCGACCTCCGGGCAGTTCTTCGCGTGGCTGCTGCTGCCGCTGCCCGTGTGGGGGCTGGTCGGCCTGGGCCTGTGGCGCCACCGCAGCTCGCGCCCGATCCAGCTGCTGGTCGCCGTGGCGGCGCTACCGGTGGCCACCTCGCTCGTGTTCTTCGTGCAGCCCCGCTACCTGATGGCGGCGGCGACGCTGGCGGTCGTGCCGGCCGCCGTCGCCCTGGCGGGCTTCGCGGGGAGCGCTCGGCGCTGGCTCACCGCCGGGGTCGTCGGGCTGCTGGTCCTCTCGTCGGTGCAGGCGTTCGACGGCCCGGGCGGGTGGTGGCACCCGGCCGACCACACCGACCAGCAGGCCGCCGGCGAGTGGCTGGCGGCGCACACCGACGGCGGCGACCGGGTGATGACCCGCAGCATGATCGTGAGCTACTACGCCGATCGGCCCGCGATGGCGATCCCGTACGCCGAGATCGACGGGATCGTCGACTTCGGTCGCCACTACGGCGCCCAGTACCTGGTGGTCGACTGGTACACCGTGAAGCGCCTGCGCCCGCAGCTGCGTGAGCTCCAGTCCGTCGACGCGGTGCCGGGGCTGCGCCTCGTCCACGAGACCACCCGCGAGGGCCGCACCACCCGCGTCTTCGCCTTCGACCCGGCACCCCCGGCCGACGTCCCGATGGGGCCGCCCCTGAGCTTCGTCGGCGACGGCGCTGCCTGA
- a CDS encoding P1 family peptidase, with protein MITDVPGVRVGHWTDSAARTGCTVVLLPEGTVASGEVRGGAPATRETDLLHPTRAVTRLDALLLTGGSAFGLAAADGVVRFCEERGLGVPTPAGPVPIVVALGLFDLAVGDPTVRPGVPEGYAACEAAVAGEFPLGAVGAGTGATVGSSSPGGDRRPGGMVSASARSGDLVVSALVAVNAFGAPGVEDSRLPPMPGALLGNTTIGLVATNARLDKVGCHLLAQSAHDGLARAVFPAHTSFDGDAFVTAAVHSLDTPTDLDTVRALGVHAVAEAIRSLP; from the coding sequence GTGATCACCGACGTCCCGGGGGTGCGCGTCGGCCACTGGACCGACTCGGCGGCGCGGACCGGGTGCACGGTGGTGCTGCTGCCCGAGGGGACGGTGGCGTCGGGTGAGGTGCGGGGCGGCGCTCCGGCCACCCGGGAGACCGACCTGCTCCACCCCACGCGGGCCGTCACCCGGCTCGACGCGCTGCTGCTGACCGGCGGCTCGGCGTTCGGGCTGGCGGCGGCCGACGGGGTGGTGCGGTTCTGCGAGGAGCGGGGTCTGGGCGTGCCGACGCCGGCGGGCCCGGTGCCGATCGTGGTGGCCTTGGGCCTCTTCGACCTGGCCGTCGGCGACCCGACCGTCCGTCCGGGCGTGCCGGAGGGCTACGCGGCCTGCGAGGCCGCGGTCGCGGGCGAGTTCCCGCTGGGTGCCGTGGGCGCGGGGACGGGCGCCACGGTGGGGTCGTCGTCGCCCGGCGGCGATCGGCGGCCGGGCGGCATGGTCTCCGCCTCGGCGCGATCGGGCGACCTGGTGGTGAGCGCCCTGGTGGCGGTGAACGCCTTCGGGGCGCCGGGTGTCGAGGACAGCCGTCTGCCCCCGATGCCGGGCGCGCTGCTCGGCAACACGACGATCGGCCTGGTCGCCACCAACGCCCGCCTCGACAAGGTCGGGTGCCACCTGCTCGCCCAGTCCGCCCACGACGGCCTGGCCCGTGCCGTCTTCCCGGCTCACACCAGCTTCGACGGCGACGCCTTCGTCACCGCCGCCGTCCACTCCCTCGACACCCCGACCGACCTCGACACGGTCCGGGCGCTGGGTGTCCACGCCGTGGCCGAGGCCATCCGCTCGCTCCCCTGA
- the alr gene encoding alanine racemase has translation MARAWADIDLDAVRHNVRTLRQEVAPARFCAVVKADGYGHGAVRVAQAALAAGADWLAVAQIPEAAALRGAGIDAPLLVLSEPRADEIDVAVGLEARLTVYTSDMAIALADTARRRNAPPVNVHLKVDTGMRRVGVDPGDVLALAKTITESPRLQLEGVLTHLPVADEPGNPFNDQQIERFEAVLDDLRRAGIEPPLRHAANSAGALCLPATRYDLVRCGIATYGLPPAPALDGLVDLRPALSLTTEVAFVKRVPSGQGISYGLRERTVRDTVIATIPIGYADGVFRALPLGGAEVLIHGRRCPMVGVVTMDQLMVDCGPGADVRPGDDVVLLGAQGDERVTPDEWAAKLGTISYEVVCALGPRVERRYSS, from the coding sequence ATGGCGAGGGCCTGGGCCGACATCGACCTCGACGCCGTCCGCCACAACGTCCGCACGCTGCGCCAGGAGGTCGCACCGGCCCGGTTCTGCGCCGTGGTCAAGGCCGACGGCTACGGCCACGGGGCCGTGCGCGTGGCACAGGCCGCGCTGGCCGCCGGTGCCGACTGGCTGGCGGTGGCCCAGATCCCCGAGGCCGCCGCCCTGCGCGGTGCCGGGATCGACGCCCCGCTGCTGGTGCTGTCCGAGCCCCGGGCCGACGAGATCGACGTCGCCGTGGGCCTCGAGGCCCGGCTCACCGTCTACACGTCGGACATGGCGATCGCCCTGGCCGACACGGCCCGGCGCCGGAACGCACCCCCGGTCAACGTGCACCTCAAGGTCGACACCGGCATGCGGCGGGTCGGGGTCGACCCCGGCGACGTCCTGGCCCTGGCCAAGACCATCACCGAGAGCCCCCGCCTCCAGCTGGAGGGCGTGCTCACCCACCTGCCGGTGGCCGACGAGCCCGGCAACCCGTTCAACGACCAGCAGATCGAGCGGTTCGAGGCGGTGCTCGACGACCTGCGCCGCGCCGGGATCGAGCCGCCGCTCCGCCACGCCGCCAACTCGGCCGGGGCCCTGTGCCTTCCCGCCACCCGCTACGACCTTGTGCGCTGCGGCATCGCCACCTACGGGCTGCCCCCGGCCCCGGCGCTCGACGGCCTCGTCGACCTGCGCCCGGCGCTCAGCCTGACGACCGAGGTGGCGTTCGTGAAGCGGGTGCCGTCCGGGCAGGGGATCTCCTACGGGCTGCGGGAGCGCACGGTGCGCGACACGGTGATCGCCACCATCCCCATCGGCTATGCCGACGGCGTGTTCCGGGCGCTGCCCTTGGGCGGCGCCGAGGTGCTGATCCACGGGCGTCGCTGCCCGATGGTCGGCGTGGTGACGATGGACCAGCTGATGGTCGACTGCGGTCCCGGTGCCGACGTGCGGCCCGGCGACGACGTCGTGCTCCTCGGCGCGCAGGGCGACGAGCGGGTCACCCCGGACGAGTGGGCCGCCAAGCTGGGCACCATCTCCTACGAGGTCGTCTGCGCCCTCGGGCCCCGCGTCGAGCGGCGTTACTCGTCGTGA
- a CDS encoding NAD(P)H-hydrate dehydratase — MLPVVTPEEMAAVDAAAPEPVDVLIGRAGAAVTREALRLLGGTYGRRVLVVAGKGNNGNDGRDAAARLSRRGVRVLVVAAGSEPPWSSPPPDLVIDAAYGTGFHGTYEAMPRLGAEVPVLAVDIPSGVDGLTGAVGGRPFEATRTVTFAALKPGLLFPPGSELTGDVVVADIGLDVSDARCGVVERDDVVRWVPPRATTAHKWQAAVVLVAGSPGMTGAAHLAARAAQRSGAGMVRVATPGVLDDPQRPTEAVGVPGLDADDWDQVVLGQLDRAGALVVGPGLGQGNGTAARVRRLVSSSPEVAVLVDGDGLTALDQEAAEVLSGRSVPAVLTPHDGEFARLAGSPPGADRIAAARSLASRVAAVVLLKGPTTVVAHPGGRARVVTEGDARLATAGTGDVLSGCIGALLARGVDPFDAAAAGAWLHGRAAHHGPREGLVASDVVDLLPEAFADLRGEG; from the coding sequence ATGTTGCCCGTCGTCACGCCCGAGGAGATGGCCGCGGTCGACGCTGCCGCCCCGGAGCCGGTCGACGTGCTGATCGGGCGGGCCGGCGCCGCAGTGACCCGGGAGGCCCTCCGGCTGCTGGGCGGCACGTACGGGCGGCGGGTGCTCGTGGTCGCCGGCAAGGGCAACAACGGCAACGACGGGCGCGACGCCGCGGCGCGGCTGTCGCGGCGCGGCGTGCGGGTGCTGGTCGTGGCGGCCGGCTCGGAGCCTCCCTGGTCCTCTCCGCCGCCGGACCTCGTGATCGACGCCGCCTACGGCACGGGCTTCCACGGCACGTACGAGGCGATGCCCCGGCTGGGGGCCGAGGTACCGGTGCTGGCCGTCGACATCCCCAGCGGCGTGGACGGCCTGACCGGTGCCGTCGGCGGTCGGCCCTTCGAGGCGACCCGGACGGTGACGTTCGCCGCTCTGAAGCCGGGGCTGCTGTTCCCACCGGGCAGCGAGCTCACGGGCGACGTGGTCGTCGCCGACATCGGGCTCGACGTGTCGGACGCCCGCTGTGGCGTGGTCGAACGTGACGACGTCGTGCGCTGGGTGCCGCCGCGGGCCACGACCGCCCACAAGTGGCAGGCCGCCGTGGTGCTGGTGGCCGGATCGCCGGGGATGACCGGTGCCGCCCACCTCGCTGCCCGGGCCGCGCAGCGCTCCGGCGCCGGGATGGTGCGGGTGGCGACGCCCGGCGTGCTCGACGATCCTCAGCGGCCCACCGAGGCCGTCGGTGTGCCGGGGCTCGACGCCGACGACTGGGACCAGGTGGTCCTCGGGCAGCTCGACCGGGCGGGTGCGTTGGTGGTCGGCCCCGGGCTCGGGCAGGGCAACGGCACCGCCGCACGAGTGCGGCGCCTGGTGTCCTCGTCACCCGAGGTCGCGGTGCTGGTCGACGGCGATGGGCTCACCGCCCTCGACCAGGAGGCCGCCGAGGTTCTGTCGGGGCGCTCGGTCCCGGCGGTGCTGACCCCCCACGACGGCGAGTTCGCCCGCCTGGCCGGCTCGCCGCCGGGCGCCGACCGCATCGCCGCGGCCCGGTCGCTGGCGTCTCGCGTGGCCGCGGTCGTCCTGCTGAAGGGCCCGACGACGGTCGTCGCCCACCCCGGCGGCCGGGCCCGCGTGGTCACCGAGGGCGACGCCCGCCTCGCTACGGCGGGGACCGGCGACGTCCTCTCCGGCTGCATCGGGGCCCTGCTGGCCCGGGGTGTCGACCCCTTCGACGCCGCGGCCGCCGGGGCCTGGCTCCACGGGCGCGCCGCCCACCACGGTCCCCGGGAGGGACTGGTCGCCTCCGACGTCGTCGACCTGTTGCCGGAGGCGTTCGCCGACCTGCGAGGGGAGGGCTGA
- a CDS encoding holo-ACP synthase produces MSEAPAPVEPGPDPRVSTGPLPTVGPVLGVGVDLCDVERLRAAMQRTPGMRSRIFSEAEQEYCERRSDPAERYAARFAAKEAVLKAMGCGLGSCAVRDIQVFNEKTGAPRVVLVDTAARLAAEKGVAGWHLSLTHTSSLAQATALALGPDPQG; encoded by the coding sequence ATGTCTGAGGCACCGGCGCCGGTCGAGCCGGGGCCCGATCCCCGGGTGTCGACCGGGCCGCTGCCGACGGTGGGGCCGGTGCTGGGGGTGGGCGTCGACCTGTGCGACGTCGAGCGCCTGCGGGCCGCCATGCAGCGGACGCCCGGCATGCGCAGCCGGATCTTCAGCGAGGCCGAGCAGGAGTACTGCGAGCGCCGGAGCGACCCGGCCGAGCGCTACGCCGCCCGGTTCGCCGCCAAGGAGGCCGTGCTGAAGGCGATGGGCTGCGGGCTCGGGTCGTGCGCGGTGCGCGACATCCAGGTGTTCAACGAGAAGACGGGGGCGCCGCGGGTCGTGCTGGTCGACACCGCCGCCCGCCTGGCCGCCGAGAAGGGCGTGGCGGGCTGGCACCTGAGCCTCACCCACACGTCCTCGCTGGCCCAGGCCACCGCCCTCGCCCTGGGACCTGACCCTCAGGGGTAG
- a CDS encoding SIS domain-containing protein, with the protein MCGIISVVRGPGRRQQLEPQSVTSPLRGALDALAEESTLAAACDRAAAEVEAADRLLRSTDGVGTLVHDRRLLLEVEDVSAQLGEALAAIEARLDAGDEGLAPAELERTNSAVVRLKDAVWAVAQDRVHTARAVADLAGSEPGWAAVEGYTSIQQALVAIDRLEVRGRDSAGMHVLVRGHGLDLDSPGVARLLAERVADPLFRTGTVRTPDGLLAFVYKAAAEIGELGDNTKAMRAAIRADELLRLALRSDEAVATVLGHTRWASIGIISQANTHPLDSYETDRADGPYVIGALNGDVDNFADLKAADGLCIAPEITTDAKVIPTLVSRRLAAGDDLATAFRNTVAAFQGSTAVAASASAYPDKVMFGLRGSGQGLYVGLADGAYVVASEPYGVVELTSRYLRLDGETPANPDNPTASRGQIVVLDGARAGTLEGIERIAYDGTVLPVGEDDLTSAEITTRDIDRGDFPHFLLKEITEAPASFRKTLRGKLVDRDGELAVALGSDVLPDDLRAALRSGAVKRIITIGQGTAAVAAQGLAAALDLFCGSTPLRIESRLATELSGFGLRPSMDDTLVVAISQSGTTTDTNRTVDLVRSRGAKVVAVVNRRQSDLTDKADGVLYTSDGRDVEMSVASTKAFYSQIAAGFLLAAAVADEVGGVVEQGLLAALRELPTAMTEVIARRPTIAEAAHQLAPGKRYWAVVGNGPNRIAAAEVRIKLSELCYKSIASDGTEDKKHIDLSAEPLILVCAAGLEGSTADDVAKEVAIYRAHKASPIVVATDDQSRFGAALHVLAVPPTHPALAFVLSAMVGHLFGYEAALAIDALALPLRSGRAAIEIITRDAAADGSTVSGDVLLRRLRTELAPVARGYFDGLRVGSYNGQLEASTAVRLAVLLRYAAGVIPLEAYQIDEGKVGTPAVLVDDLTASLSAAIEELTRPIDAIKHQAKTVTVGISRSDETLLTVPLVQELLAAGAPRDSLTYAVLRTLADVSPAFAEVRGFTRYRIENVTDDATATITVVDRGGIARDLTSRSLRSPRLRGTKHRVANEREVLIARGRSDGRPIVLVPEVKDGQTVGLTLLHVRFADLLPTSTARGVLQGYRNRYAVLRDAVQETEPTFRDDVLATIPVVDLMTEPINQLADRWHV; encoded by the coding sequence ATGTGCGGGATCATCTCGGTGGTGCGCGGCCCCGGTCGTCGCCAGCAGCTCGAACCTCAGTCCGTGACGTCGCCGCTGCGAGGCGCGCTCGACGCCCTCGCGGAGGAGTCGACGCTGGCCGCCGCCTGCGACCGGGCAGCCGCCGAGGTCGAGGCCGCCGACCGGCTGCTGCGGTCCACCGACGGCGTCGGCACCCTGGTCCACGACCGGCGGCTGCTGCTCGAGGTCGAGGACGTCAGCGCCCAGCTCGGTGAAGCCCTGGCCGCCATCGAGGCCCGCCTCGACGCCGGCGACGAGGGGCTCGCCCCCGCCGAGCTCGAGCGCACGAACTCGGCGGTCGTGCGGCTGAAGGACGCCGTGTGGGCGGTGGCGCAGGACCGGGTGCACACCGCCCGCGCTGTCGCCGACCTGGCCGGCAGCGAGCCCGGCTGGGCTGCGGTCGAGGGCTACACGTCGATCCAGCAGGCCCTCGTCGCCATCGACCGGCTCGAGGTGCGGGGCCGCGACTCCGCCGGCATGCATGTGCTGGTCCGGGGCCACGGCCTCGATCTCGACAGCCCGGGCGTCGCCCGCCTGCTGGCCGAGCGGGTGGCCGACCCGCTGTTCCGCACCGGCACCGTCCGCACCCCCGACGGGCTCCTGGCGTTCGTCTACAAGGCCGCCGCCGAGATCGGCGAGCTGGGCGACAACACCAAGGCCATGCGGGCCGCCATCCGGGCCGACGAGCTGCTGCGGCTGGCGCTGCGCTCCGACGAGGCCGTCGCCACCGTGCTGGGCCACACCCGCTGGGCGTCGATCGGGATCATCTCCCAGGCCAACACCCACCCGCTCGACAGCTACGAGACCGACCGCGCCGACGGCCCCTACGTCATCGGGGCGCTCAACGGCGACGTCGACAACTTCGCCGACCTCAAGGCCGCCGACGGGCTCTGCATCGCCCCCGAGATCACCACCGACGCCAAGGTCATCCCGACGCTGGTGTCACGCCGGCTGGCGGCGGGCGACGACCTGGCCACCGCCTTCCGCAACACGGTGGCGGCGTTCCAGGGCTCGACCGCCGTGGCGGCCAGCGCCTCGGCCTACCCCGACAAGGTCATGTTCGGGCTCCGGGGCAGCGGGCAGGGCCTCTACGTCGGCCTGGCCGACGGCGCCTACGTGGTGGCCAGCGAACCCTACGGCGTCGTCGAGCTGACCAGCCGCTACCTGCGCCTCGACGGCGAGACCCCGGCCAACCCCGACAACCCCACGGCCAGCCGGGGGCAGATCGTGGTGCTCGACGGGGCCCGGGCCGGCACGCTGGAGGGCATCGAGCGCATCGCCTACGACGGCACGGTGCTGCCGGTGGGCGAGGACGATCTGACCTCCGCCGAGATCACCACCCGCGACATCGACCGCGGCGACTTCCCCCACTTCCTGCTCAAGGAGATCACCGAGGCGCCGGCCAGCTTCCGCAAGACGCTGCGGGGCAAGCTGGTGGACCGCGACGGCGAGCTGGCCGTGGCGCTGGGGTCGGACGTGCTGCCCGACGACCTGCGGGCGGCGCTGCGATCGGGGGCCGTCAAGCGCATCATCACCATCGGCCAGGGCACCGCCGCGGTCGCTGCGCAGGGCCTGGCGGCGGCGCTCGACCTGTTCTGCGGCTCCACGCCGCTGCGGATCGAGTCGCGGCTGGCGACCGAGCTGTCGGGCTTCGGGCTGCGGCCCTCGATGGACGACACGCTGGTCGTCGCCATCAGCCAGTCGGGCACCACCACCGACACCAACCGCACGGTCGACCTGGTGCGGTCGCGGGGGGCGAAGGTGGTCGCCGTCGTCAACCGGCGCCAGAGCGACCTCACCGACAAGGCCGACGGCGTGCTCTACACGTCCGACGGGCGCGACGTCGAGATGTCGGTGGCGTCGACCAAGGCGTTCTACAGCCAGATCGCGGCCGGGTTCCTGCTGGCCGCCGCGGTGGCCGACGAGGTCGGCGGAGTGGTCGAGCAGGGCCTCCTCGCGGCGTTGCGGGAGCTGCCCACGGCCATGACCGAGGTCATCGCCCGGCGTCCCACCATCGCCGAGGCCGCCCACCAGCTCGCCCCCGGCAAGCGCTACTGGGCCGTCGTCGGCAACGGGCCCAACCGGATCGCCGCCGCCGAGGTGCGCATCAAGCTGTCGGAGCTCTGCTACAAGTCGATCGCCAGCGACGGCACCGAGGACAAGAAGCACATCGACCTGTCGGCCGAGCCCCTGATCCTGGTGTGCGCCGCCGGGCTGGAGGGCTCCACCGCCGACGACGTGGCCAAGGAGGTGGCGATCTACCGGGCACACAAGGCCTCGCCGATCGTCGTCGCCACCGACGACCAGTCGCGCTTCGGCGCGGCGCTCCACGTGCTGGCGGTGCCGCCGACCCACCCCGCCCTGGCGTTCGTGCTGTCGGCGATGGTCGGGCACCTGTTCGGCTACGAGGCGGCGCTGGCCATCGACGCCCTGGCGCTGCCGCTGCGGTCGGGTCGGGCCGCCATCGAGATCATCACCCGGGACGCGGCGGCCGACGGCTCCACCGTGTCCGGCGACGTGCTGCTGCGGCGGCTGCGGACCGAGCTGGCCCCGGTCGCCCGCGGCTACTTCGACGGGCTGCGCGTCGGTTCGTACAACGGCCAGCTGGAGGCCTCGACGGCCGTGCGGCTGGCGGTGCTGCTCCGCTACGCCGCCGGGGTCATCCCGCTGGAGGCGTACCAGATCGACGAGGGCAAGGTCGGCACGCCGGCGGTGCTGGTCGACGACCTGACGGCCTCCCTGAGCGCCGCAATCGAGGAGCTCACCCGCCCGATCGACGCCATCAAGCACCAGGCCAAGACCGTCACGGTGGGCATCTCCCGCAGCGACGAGACCCTGCTCACGGTGCCGCTGGTGCAGGAGCTGCTGGCCGCCGGTGCGCCGCGGGACAGCCTCACCTACGCCGTGCTCCGCACGCTGGCCGACGTCAGCCCGGCGTTCGCCGAGGTGCGGGGCTTCACCCGGTACCGCATCGAGAACGTCACCGACGACGCCACCGCCACGATCACCGTGGTCGACCGGGGCGGCATCGCCCGCGACCTCACCAGCCGCTCGCTGCGGTCGCCGCGGCTGCGGGGCACCAAGCACCGGGTGGCCAACGAGCGCGAGGTGCTGATCGCCCGGGGCCGCAGCGACGGGCGGCCGATCGTGCTGGTACCCGAGGTGAAGGACGGCCAGACCGTCGGCCTCACGCTGCTGCACGTGCGCTTCGCCGACCTGCTGCCCACGTCGACGGCCCGAGGGGTCCTGCAGGGCTACCGCAACCGCTACGCGGTGCTGCGCGACGCGGTGCAGGAGACCGAGCCGACGTTCCGCGACGACGTGCTGGCCACGATCCCGGTCGTCGACCTGATGACCGAGCCGATCAACCAGCTCGCCGACCGCTGGCATGTCTGA
- the glmM gene encoding phosphoglucosamine mutase — translation MLEFGTDGVRGVANVELTPELVLALGRSAARVLGGGRWGVGRDTRRSGSLLEAAFAAGLASEGADVVSLGVAPTPEVAWWSALEGAPAAMVSASHNPFPDNGIKLFSAGGRKLADEAEERLEAELRRLTSRGNGHDPLTPPPVGAAVGTVTSRPPHQGYGGAVAASIEGRRLDGLRVVLDCANGAASVVAPEVFRALGAEVELLHCMPDGTNINHECGSTHPAALQVAVHRTGADAGVAFDGDADRVLLVDGTGRLVDGDHIIAICAIDLESRGRLADSTVVVTVMTNLGFRQGMADRGIHVVDTRVGDRYVLEALEAGGFSLGGEQSGHVIFRELATTGDGLLTAVQALDVVIRSGRPLGMLADEAMTRLPQVLRNVRVDGSAADQIVAGLAGEIAEVEAELGRNGRVLVRPSGTEPLVRVMVEAPTETAADAAASRLVAAAEALSSR, via the coding sequence ATGCTGGAGTTCGGGACCGACGGTGTACGTGGCGTCGCCAACGTCGAGCTGACGCCCGAGCTCGTCCTCGCGCTCGGGCGCAGCGCCGCCCGGGTGCTGGGCGGCGGCCGTTGGGGCGTGGGGCGCGACACCCGTCGCTCCGGCTCGCTGCTGGAGGCCGCCTTCGCCGCCGGACTGGCCAGCGAGGGGGCCGACGTGGTCAGCCTCGGCGTGGCCCCCACCCCCGAGGTGGCCTGGTGGTCGGCGCTCGAGGGGGCGCCGGCGGCGATGGTCTCCGCGTCGCACAACCCCTTCCCCGACAACGGCATCAAGCTGTTCTCGGCCGGAGGTCGCAAGCTCGCCGACGAGGCCGAGGAGCGCCTCGAGGCCGAGCTGCGCCGGCTCACCAGTCGCGGCAACGGCCACGATCCGCTCACGCCACCGCCCGTCGGCGCCGCGGTGGGCACGGTCACGAGCCGGCCGCCGCACCAGGGCTACGGCGGGGCGGTGGCAGCGTCGATCGAGGGCCGGCGGCTCGACGGCCTCCGGGTGGTGCTCGACTGCGCCAACGGCGCCGCCTCGGTGGTCGCCCCGGAGGTGTTCCGGGCGCTGGGTGCTGAGGTCGAGCTGCTGCACTGCATGCCCGACGGCACCAACATCAACCACGAGTGCGGCTCCACTCACCCGGCGGCGTTGCAGGTGGCCGTCCACCGGACCGGGGCCGACGCCGGCGTGGCCTTCGACGGCGACGCCGACCGGGTGCTGCTGGTCGACGGCACCGGCCGGCTGGTCGACGGCGACCACATCATCGCCATCTGCGCCATCGACCTGGAGTCCCGGGGCCGGCTGGCCGACTCGACGGTGGTCGTCACCGTGATGACCAACCTGGGTTTCCGTCAGGGGATGGCCGACCGGGGCATCCACGTGGTCGACACCCGGGTGGGCGACCGCTACGTGCTGGAGGCCTTGGAGGCCGGGGGCTTCTCGCTGGGCGGCGAGCAGAGCGGCCACGTGATCTTCCGCGAGCTGGCGACCACCGGCGACGGGCTGCTCACCGCGGTCCAGGCGCTCGACGTCGTGATCCGGTCGGGCCGGCCGCTGGGCATGCTCGCCGACGAGGCCATGACCCGGCTGCCCCAGGTGCTGCGCAACGTGCGGGTCGACGGCAGCGCCGCCGACCAGATCGTCGCCGGCCTGGCCGGCGAGATCGCCGAGGTCGAGGCCGAGCTGGGCCGCAACGGGCGGGTACTGGTGCGGCCGAGCGGCACCGAGCCGCTGGTGCGGGTGATGGTCGAGGCTCCGACCGAGACGGCCGCCGACGCGGCCGCGTCGCGTTTGGTGGCGGCCGCGGAGGCATTGTCCTCACGCTGA
- the rpsI gene encoding 30S ribosomal protein S9 — protein MSKPLVQSTGRRKGAVARVRVRPGTGKITVNQRDVAVYFPSKAHQMILSEPLRATSTDEVYDIDATMHGGGVSGQAGALRLGIARALVELDGETRPTLKKAGFLSRDQREKESKKYGLKKARKAPQYSKR, from the coding sequence ATGTCGAAGCCCCTCGTGCAATCAACCGGCCGCCGCAAGGGCGCCGTCGCCCGGGTCCGGGTCCGTCCCGGCACCGGCAAGATCACCGTCAACCAGCGTGACGTCGCCGTCTACTTCCCCTCCAAGGCGCACCAGATGATCCTCAGCGAGCCGCTGCGGGCCACCAGCACCGACGAGGTCTACGACATCGACGCCACGATGCATGGTGGCGGCGTGTCGGGCCAGGCCGGTGCGCTGCGCCTCGGCATCGCCCGGGCTCTGGTCGAGCTCGACGGCGAGACCCGGCCGACGCTGAAGAAGGCCGGCTTCCTCTCCCGCGACCAGCGTGAGAAGGAGTCGAAGAAGTACGGCCTCAAGAAAGCCCGCAAGGCGCCGCAGTACTCCAAGCGCTGA